The Pygocentrus nattereri isolate fPygNat1 chromosome 4, fPygNat1.pri, whole genome shotgun sequence genome includes a window with the following:
- the ppil4 gene encoding peptidyl-prolyl cis-trans isomerase-like 4, which produces MAVLLETTLGDLVVDLYTEERPKACLNFVKLCKVKFYNYCLIHNVQRDFIIQTGDPTGTGRGGESVFCKLYGDQARFFDAEKVPRIKHKKKGTVSMVNNGSDQHGSQFLITTGENLDYLDGVHTVFGEVTEGMDVLAKINEAFVDKDFVPYQDIRINHTVILDDPFDDPPDLPVPDRSPEPTKEQLDSGRIGADEVVDDAEGKDPEELDELLKEKEAKTQAILLEMVGDLPDADIRPPENVLFVCKLNPVTTDEDLEIIFSRFGPIQCCEIIRDWKTGESLCYAFIEFEKVDDCEKAYFKMDNVLIDDRRIHVDFSQSVSKIKWKGKGGKYTKDDFKAYEKDLDNRSKLALKDKAKPKQDSRYELLLDDDEEQVDRKEDRKPREKRRQSDDEDGRKSKKSKDSDEGRRDRKEGRQRSRSRSRDRDREKDRHRDRDRERDRDRERERDSHHKHGKHKEKSHKRDRSRSPKKSKDKERSRHR; this is translated from the exons ATGGCGGTGCTGCTGGAAACAACTTTAGGAGACCTTGTAGTGGATTTATACACAGAGGAGAGACCCAAAG CTTGCTTAAACTTCGTAAAGCTATGTAAGGTCAAGTTCTACAACTACTGCCTCATTCACAATGTTCAG AGAGATTTCATCATTCAAACTGGTGACCCTACAGGGACGGGGCGAGGAGGAGAGTCAGTATTCTG TAAGCTCTATGGGGATCAGGCTCGGTTCTTCGATGCTGAGAAAGTGCCCCGGATCAAGCACAAGAAGAAGGGAACCGTTTCCATGGTGAACAACGGCAGTGACCAGCATGGCTCTCAG TTTCTGATCACTACAGGAGAGAATCTAGACTATTTGGATGGCGTTCACACCGTGTTTGGGGAGGTAACAGAAGGCATGGATGTCTTGGCCAAAATAAACGAAGCTTTCGTGGACAAGGATTTTGTTCCTTATCAGGACATCAg AATAAATCACACAGTGATTCTGGATGACCCGTTTGATGACCCCCCAGATCTGCCGGTGCCGGACCGCTCTCCAGAACCCACTAAAGAACAGCTGGAT agcgGCCGTATTGGAGCAGATGAGGTGGTAGATGATGCTGAAGGGAAGGATCCTGAGGAGCTGGATGAGTTACTAAAAGAAAAGGAAGCAAAGACTCAGGCCATACTCTTGGAGATG GTGGGTGACCTGCCTGATGCAGACATCAGGCCTCCGGAAAACgtgctgtttgtgtgtaagCTGAACCCAGTCACCACAGATGAGGACTTGGAGATCATCTTCTCCCGCTTTGGCCCAATCCAGTG TTGTGAGATTATCAGAGACTGGAAAACGGGCGAATCTCTGTGCTACGCTTTCATAGAGTTTGAAAAG GTGGACGACTGTGAGAAAGCGTACTTTAAGATGGACAACGTGCTAATCGATGACAGACGCATCCATGTGGACTTTAGCCAGTCTGTGTCCAAGATCAAATGGAAAGGCAAAG GTGGGAAGTACACTAAAGATGACTTCAAGGCCTATGAGAAAGACCTGGACAACAGATCCAAACTGGCTCTAAAAGACAAAGCCAAACCCAAGCAAGA CTCCCGTTACGAGCTTCTCCTAGATGATGACGAGGAGCAAGTCGATCGGAAGGAGGACAGGAAACCGCGAGAGAAGAGGCGACAGTCAGATGATGAAGATGGCAGGAAGTCAAAGAAATCAAAG GACTCAGACGAAGGCCGGAGAGACCGGAAAGAGGGCCGGCAGCGTTCGCGATCTCGCtccagagacagagacagggagaaggACAGGCATAGAgatagggacagagagagggacagagatagagaacgagagagagacagtcaccACAAACACGGTAAGCACAAGGAGAAGAGCCACAAACGGGATCGCAGTCGAAGCCCTAAGAAATCAAAGGACAAAGAACGCAGCAGACATCGCTGA
- the LOC108427474 gene encoding E3 ubiquitin-protein ligase TRIM47-like isoform X2 produces MASISVDQDQFSCPVCLDLLKDPVAIPCGHSYCMVCISGCWDQDDQRGVYSCPQCRETFTPRPVLRRNNILAEVVEKLKKTELRASPAHWYAGPGDVDCDFCTGRKLKAFKSCLTCLASFCETHLKPHYEVPSWKNHKLVIASPRLQEKICSQHDKLIEIYCRTDQRYICYLCTMHKHKGHDTVAAVAERTGRQRQLKEMQSKSQKIIQKKEKKLQELKQAVNTIKTSAQTAVEDSERIFTELICSIEKKRSEVRELIRAQEKTELSGAEELIEQLEQEITDLKRRDTELEQLSHTEDHIHFLQSLQSLCVSSGSEDSPNITQRLSLDKVNKSLSDLKKQLEEFCEEALSRISPHGAAVQNVGPKTREDFLQCMYNTNIIGCIRLLPPDSGYQHCE; encoded by the exons ATGGCCAGTATTTCAGTAGATCAGGAccagttcagctgtccagtctgTCTGGATCTGCTGAAGGATCCAGTGGCTATTCCCTGTGGTCACAGTTACTGTATGGTGTGTATTAGTGGATGCTGGGATCAGGATGATCAGAGGGGGGTCTACAGCTGCCCCCAGTGCAGAGAGACTTTCACTCCGAGGCCTGTTCTACGCAGAAACAACATTCTGGCTGAAGTGgtggagaaactgaagaagaCAGAACTCCGAGCTTCTCCTGCTCACTGGTACGCTGGACCTGGAGATGTGGACTGTGATTTCTGCACCGGGAGAAAACTCAAAGCCTTCAAGTCCTGTCTGACGTGTTTGGCCTCCTTTTGTGAAACTCATCTTAAACCTCACTATGAAGTTCCTTCCTGGAAAAACCACAAGCTGGTCATCGCCTCCCCAAGACTACAAGAGAAGATCTGCTCTCAGCACGACAAACTGATTGAGATCTACTGTCGTACTGACCAAAGATACATCTGTTACTTGTGTACGATGCACAAACACAAAGGCCACGATACAGTTGCAGCTGTAGCAGAGAGAACTGGGAGACAG CGTCAGTTAAAGGAGATGCAGAGTAAATCCCAGAAGATAATccagaaaaaggagaagaagcTGCAGGAGCTGAAACAGGCTGTGAACACTATTAAG ACCTCTGCACAGACAGCAGtggaggacagtgagaggatcTTCACTGAGCTGATCTGCTCCATTGAGAAAAAGCGCTCTGAGGTAagagagctgatcagagctcaGGAGAAGACTGAACTGAGTGGAGCTGAAGAGCTCATTGAACAGCTGGAGCAGGAGATCACTGATCTAAAGAGGAgagacactgagctggagcagctttCACACACAGAGGATCACATCCATTTCCTCCAG agTCTCCAgtctctttgtgtctcttctGGATCTGAAGACTCACCCAACATCACTCAACGTCTCTCATTGGATAAAGTGAACAAATCTCTATCTGATCTGAAGAAGCAACTGGAGGAATTCTGTGAAGAAGCACTCAGCAGAATCTCTCCACATG GTGCAGCAGTTCAGAATGTAGGACCAAAAACCAGAGAagactttttacagtgtatgtacaacacaaacattattGGTTGCATAAG ATTACTGCCACCTGACTCTGGATACCAACACTGCGAATAA
- the LOC108427474 gene encoding tripartite motif-containing protein 16-like isoform X1 gives MASISVDQDQFSCPVCLDLLKDPVAIPCGHSYCMVCISGCWDQDDQRGVYSCPQCRETFTPRPVLRRNNILAEVVEKLKKTELRASPAHWYAGPGDVDCDFCTGRKLKAFKSCLTCLASFCETHLKPHYEVPSWKNHKLVIASPRLQEKICSQHDKLIEIYCRTDQRYICYLCTMHKHKGHDTVAAVAERTGRQRQLKEMQSKSQKIIQKKEKKLQELKQAVNTIKTSAQTAVEDSERIFTELICSIEKKRSEVRELIRAQEKTELSGAEELIEQLEQEITDLKRRDTELEQLSHTEDHIHFLQSLQSLCVSSGSEDSPNITQRLSLDKVNKSLSDLKKQLEEFCEEALSRISPHGAAVQNVGPKTREDFLQYYCHLTLDTNTANKNLILTKKNRAVRYSQNVQPYCDHPERFDHSFQVLCEQSVSGRCYWEVEWSSKRYGCVYISVSYKGIGRKGSGTECVFGGNNQSWSLLCSSTLSFWHNNTVTKLSAPSSSRIGVYVDHSAGTLSFYSVSDTMTLLHTVHTTFTQPLYAGFRLPFSVCSATLRNSK, from the exons ATGGCCAGTATTTCAGTAGATCAGGAccagttcagctgtccagtctgTCTGGATCTGCTGAAGGATCCAGTGGCTATTCCCTGTGGTCACAGTTACTGTATGGTGTGTATTAGTGGATGCTGGGATCAGGATGATCAGAGGGGGGTCTACAGCTGCCCCCAGTGCAGAGAGACTTTCACTCCGAGGCCTGTTCTACGCAGAAACAACATTCTGGCTGAAGTGgtggagaaactgaagaagaCAGAACTCCGAGCTTCTCCTGCTCACTGGTACGCTGGACCTGGAGATGTGGACTGTGATTTCTGCACCGGGAGAAAACTCAAAGCCTTCAAGTCCTGTCTGACGTGTTTGGCCTCCTTTTGTGAAACTCATCTTAAACCTCACTATGAAGTTCCTTCCTGGAAAAACCACAAGCTGGTCATCGCCTCCCCAAGACTACAAGAGAAGATCTGCTCTCAGCACGACAAACTGATTGAGATCTACTGTCGTACTGACCAAAGATACATCTGTTACTTGTGTACGATGCACAAACACAAAGGCCACGATACAGTTGCAGCTGTAGCAGAGAGAACTGGGAGACAG CGTCAGTTAAAGGAGATGCAGAGTAAATCCCAGAAGATAATccagaaaaaggagaagaagcTGCAGGAGCTGAAACAGGCTGTGAACACTATTAAG ACCTCTGCACAGACAGCAGtggaggacagtgagaggatcTTCACTGAGCTGATCTGCTCCATTGAGAAAAAGCGCTCTGAGGTAagagagctgatcagagctcaGGAGAAGACTGAACTGAGTGGAGCTGAAGAGCTCATTGAACAGCTGGAGCAGGAGATCACTGATCTAAAGAGGAgagacactgagctggagcagctttCACACACAGAGGATCACATCCATTTCCTCCAG agTCTCCAgtctctttgtgtctcttctGGATCTGAAGACTCACCCAACATCACTCAACGTCTCTCATTGGATAAAGTGAACAAATCTCTATCTGATCTGAAGAAGCAACTGGAGGAATTCTGTGAAGAAGCACTCAGCAGAATCTCTCCACATG GTGCAGCAGTTCAGAATGTAGGACCAAAAACCAGAGAagactttttacagt ATTACTGCCACCTGACTCTGGATACCAACACTGCGAATAAGAATCTCATTCTGACTAAGAAGAACAGAGCGGTGAGATACAGCCAGAATGTCCAGCCGTACTGTGATCACCCGGAGAGATTTGACCATTCATTTCAAGTGCTGTGTGAGCAGAGTGTGAGCGGACGCTGCTACTGGGAGGTTGAGTGGAGCAGTAAGAGATACGGATGTGTGTACATATCAGTCTCATATAAAGGGATCGGCAGGAAAGGGTCAGGTACTGAATGTGTGTTTGGAGGAAACAATCAGTCTTGGAGTCTACTGTGTTCCTCCACTCTGTCTTTCTGGCACAACAACACTGTGACTAAGCTCTCAGCCCCGTCCTCCTCCAGAATAGGAGTGTATGTGGATCACAGTGCAGGaactctgtccttctacagcgtCTCTGACACCATGACCCTCCTACACACAGTCCACACCACCTTCACTCAGCCTCTCTATGCTGGATTCAGGCTTCCTTTTTCTGTATGCAGCGCGACTTTACGGAATTCAAAATGA